The following proteins come from a genomic window of Proteinivorax hydrogeniformans:
- a CDS encoding class I SAM-dependent RNA methyltransferase — protein sequence MMKIELIATSTFGLESIVADEVEDLGYKKLSVENGKVTFLGDEKAICRSNLWLRVADRVKIKMGEFKATTFEELFEQTKALPWEWWITQDAKFPVEGKSIKSKLYSVSDCQAIVKKAVVDRLKDTYGDQWFSEEGPTYKIEVSILKDTVTLSIDTTGPGLHKRGYRTDQGKAPIKETLAAAMLKLAKYNSDRTLIDPFCGSGTICIEAAMIGQNIAPGMNREFVSESWENISKKSWKEARKETHDVAEYDKELSIQGYDIDGRVTKIAQQHISEAMLDDVIHIQKRDVKDLSSKDKYGMIVTNPPYGERIGEKEQVEELYRTMGDVFSKLDTWSFYVLTSNREFEELFGKEATKRRKLYNGRIACQYYQYYGPKPGK from the coding sequence ATGATGAAAATTGAACTAATAGCTACCTCTACCTTTGGGCTAGAGTCTATAGTAGCTGATGAAGTTGAAGATTTAGGGTACAAAAAGTTGAGTGTTGAAAATGGTAAAGTTACCTTTTTAGGTGATGAAAAAGCCATCTGTCGCTCTAATTTATGGCTTAGAGTCGCAGACAGAGTAAAGATAAAAATGGGTGAGTTTAAAGCGACTACTTTTGAAGAACTTTTCGAACAAACAAAAGCGCTACCTTGGGAGTGGTGGATAACCCAAGATGCCAAGTTCCCAGTAGAAGGAAAATCAATTAAGTCTAAGCTGTATAGCGTTTCTGACTGTCAAGCAATTGTAAAAAAAGCTGTAGTAGATAGACTAAAAGATACATATGGAGATCAGTGGTTTTCTGAAGAAGGCCCCACATATAAGATAGAAGTCTCGATACTTAAAGATACCGTAACCTTAAGTATCGACACAACAGGACCGGGACTACATAAGAGAGGTTACCGGACAGACCAAGGCAAAGCTCCCATAAAAGAAACATTAGCAGCTGCCATGCTAAAACTGGCAAAGTACAATTCTGACAGAACTTTAATAGATCCTTTCTGTGGTAGCGGAACAATTTGTATAGAAGCAGCCATGATAGGTCAAAACATAGCACCAGGCATGAACAGAGAATTTGTATCTGAAAGCTGGGAAAACATATCTAAAAAGAGCTGGAAGGAAGCGAGAAAAGAGACCCATGACGTGGCAGAATATGACAAGGAGCTATCGATACAAGGCTATGATATCGATGGCAGGGTTACAAAAATCGCCCAGCAGCACATAAGTGAAGCGATGCTAGATGATGTAATCCATATTCAAAAAAGAGACGTAAAAGATTTAAGTTCAAAAGATAAGTATGGAATGATAGTTACAAACCCACCTTATGGTGAAAGAATAGGTGAAAAAGAACAGGTGGAAGAGCTTTATAGAACTATGGGAGATGTCTTTTCAAAGTTAGACACATGGTCCTTCTATGTGCTAACTTCAAATAGAGAGTTTGAAGAGCTATTTGGAAAAGAAGCCACAAAAAGAAGAAAGCTATATAATGGGAGGATTGCATGTCAGTATTACCAATATTACGGACCAAAACCAGGCAAGTAA
- a CDS encoding spore coat protein — protein sequence MITLSQKEESLLNELSQHEELCIEKYTNYAQKAQDPQLAQLFQSLAQKEQQHYDSVQTLLQGQIPQNAQGGGQQGQSQQGSGQQGQSQGQGQGMQGQQNQSGQMSQQQGSQGSQQSSQSQQQNNPDSSLLEDMLMTEKYVSSYYDTAVFEMSNSQVRQVLQHIQQEEQQHGEEIYNYMSEKGLYN from the coding sequence ATGATCACTTTAAGTCAGAAAGAGGAAAGCTTACTAAATGAGCTATCACAACATGAAGAACTGTGTATAGAAAAATACACAAACTATGCTCAAAAAGCACAAGATCCTCAACTTGCCCAACTGTTCCAAAGTTTGGCTCAGAAGGAACAACAACATTATGATAGTGTGCAAACGCTTCTACAAGGACAAATCCCTCAAAATGCACAAGGCGGTGGACAACAAGGGCAATCTCAACAAGGTAGTGGGCAACAGGGCCAATCACAAGGACAGGGGCAAGGTATGCAGGGACAACAAAATCAAAGTGGTCAAATGTCCCAACAGCAAGGTAGTCAAGGCTCGCAGCAAAGCAGTCAAAGCCAGCAACAAAACAATCCCGATTCATCCTTGCTTGAAGATATGTTGATGACAGAAAAGTATGTATCAAGCTACTATGATACGGCAGTATTTGAAATGAGCAATAGCCAAGTAAGACAGGTTTTACAGCATATACAACAAGAAGAGCAACAACATGGAGAAGAAATTTATAACTACATGAGCGAAAAAGGGCTTTATAATTGA
- a CDS encoding cold-shock protein — protein MQEGTVKWFNAEKGYGFISIEGGDDVFVHFSAINEEGFKTLEEGARVSFEITEGSRGPQASNVSKL, from the coding sequence ATGCAAGAAGGTACAGTTAAATGGTTCAACGCTGAAAAAGGTTATGGTTTTATTTCAATTGAGGGTGGCGACGATGTGTTCGTACATTTCTCAGCAATCAACGAAGAAGGTTTCAAGACCTTAGAAGAAGGCGCTAGAGTTAGCTTCGAAATTACCGAAGGTAGCCGTGGCCCTCAAGCTTCTAATGTAAGCAAGTTATAA
- a CDS encoding GNAT family protein yields MLEKDGVLVRCIEENDLKQLYQWLNVQKYRGTFQSLQLNSMAGLRKRFESDGFLGANNWLMMVENNKALVGLFYVNIKYTGNDVKVASIGLVICQSNHRSKGIGKKATELIIDYIFGNYSIHRIEADTDIENLSAQNVLKRCGFSYEGTLRGYRYHSGKYVDHVIFSILKSEWKNKKENV; encoded by the coding sequence ATGTTAGAAAAAGATGGGGTTTTGGTAAGGTGTATTGAAGAAAATGATCTTAAACAGCTATATCAGTGGTTAAATGTTCAAAAGTATCGAGGAACTTTTCAAAGCTTACAGCTAAATTCTATGGCTGGCCTGAGAAAACGGTTTGAAAGCGACGGATTTTTAGGAGCAAATAACTGGTTAATGATGGTGGAAAATAACAAGGCTTTAGTAGGACTTTTCTATGTTAATATAAAATATACTGGTAATGATGTTAAGGTTGCCAGTATAGGCTTAGTTATCTGTCAATCTAACCATAGATCAAAGGGGATAGGAAAAAAAGCAACAGAGCTAATTATAGACTATATATTTGGAAACTATTCAATACATCGTATTGAAGCTGATACTGATATAGAAAACCTTTCCGCTCAAAATGTTTTAAAGCGATGTGGTTTTAGTTATGAGGGAACTTTACGAGGTTATCGTTATCATAGTGGGAAATATGTAGATCATGTAATTTTTAGTATCTTAAAATCTGAATGGAAAAATAAAAAGGAGAATGTTTGA
- a CDS encoding undecaprenyldiphospho-muramoylpentapeptide beta-N-acetylglucosaminyltransferase: MKKIILTGGGTAGHVTPNIALLPKLKKLGYEIYYIGSKNGIERQLIEELNIKYFAISSGKLRRYFHKDNFTDPFRVLRGMSQAASIIKRIKPDIIFSKGGFVTVPVIMAAKLKKVPTIIHESDYTPGLANKIAIPFCSKVCVTFPETLNHVPKEKGIYTGSPIREDILNGDSSEGYKETGFSTNKPVIMVMGGSLGAAKINEHIRNILPKLLDNFNVIHLCGEGKVEEGLLNKVGYVQYPYVKNQLPHLLSITDVVISRAGANSIFEFLALKKPNILIPLSKAASRGDQILNAESFLKQGFSEVIHEESLTDQMLLEKVEDVYKNRASYIEKMEKDSSSLGLDKIIELIEKNRGKK; this comes from the coding sequence ATGAAGAAAATTATTCTAACCGGCGGTGGAACGGCAGGACATGTCACCCCAAATATAGCTTTATTACCAAAGCTTAAAAAGCTAGGTTATGAGATTTATTATATCGGCAGTAAAAACGGAATAGAACGTCAACTGATCGAAGAATTAAATATAAAATATTTTGCAATATCATCTGGAAAGCTGAGGAGATATTTCCACAAGGATAACTTTACTGATCCATTTAGAGTGCTAAGGGGTATGAGCCAGGCAGCATCAATTATCAAAAGAATAAAACCGGACATAATTTTTTCAAAAGGAGGGTTTGTAACAGTCCCTGTAATTATGGCAGCAAAATTAAAAAAAGTTCCTACCATAATTCATGAATCTGATTACACACCGGGACTTGCAAATAAGATTGCTATACCATTTTGTAGTAAGGTGTGCGTAACTTTTCCAGAAACTTTAAATCACGTCCCCAAAGAAAAAGGTATATATACAGGCTCACCGATTAGAGAGGACATCCTTAACGGTGACAGCTCAGAAGGGTATAAAGAAACAGGTTTTTCAACCAACAAGCCAGTAATTATGGTAATGGGAGGAAGTCTAGGAGCTGCTAAAATAAACGAGCATATTAGAAATATACTGCCGAAGCTGCTAGACAATTTCAATGTTATCCATCTATGTGGCGAAGGAAAGGTGGAAGAAGGCTTGTTAAATAAAGTCGGGTATGTTCAATATCCTTATGTCAAAAATCAGCTCCCACACCTTCTTTCCATAACAGATGTAGTTATATCAAGGGCGGGAGCAAACTCCATCTTTGAGTTTTTAGCCTTAAAGAAACCAAATATCTTGATACCACTCTCCAAAGCTGCTAGTAGGGGAGATCAGATTTTAAACGCCGAATCCTTTTTAAAGCAAGGTTTTAGTGAAGTTATACATGAAGAAAGCCTTACAGATCAAATGTTATTAGAAAAAGTAGAAGATGTTTATAAAAATAGAGCAAGTTATATTGAAAAGATGGAAAAAGATAGCTCATCATTAGGACTTGATAAAATAATCGAATTGATTGAAAAAAACCGTGGAAAAAAATAA
- a CDS encoding glucose-6-phosphate isomerase, whose protein sequence is MSKLRLDYKNASSFLKEGEMEMMAPFVKEAHRQLHDKTGAGNDFLGWVDLPKQIDEDEIQDLKETAERIKKNCDVFLVIGIGGSYLGAKAAIEMLSHTFHNELSHERRKAPQIHFVGQNISGTYMKHLMELIENKEVMVNVISKSGTTTEPAVAFRIIRGFLEEKYGKEGAKQRIIATTDKSKGALRTLADQEGYKTFVIEDDIGGRFSVLTPVGLLPIAVSGADIDEIIKGAAIAYDDFKNSDFKDNHCYQYAVLRNIFYRKGKTVEVMANYEPSLNYLSEWWKQLYGESEGKDHKGLFPASVNFTTDLHSMGQYIQDGLRNLFETVIKVKNPKEDIALPTDEQDLDGLNYLAGKTVNFINEKALQGTMLAHTDGGVPNIVLNIDEISEQSFGYLVYFFEKACGISGYLLGVNPFDQPGVEDYKKNMFALLGKKGFEKEKEKLENRLK, encoded by the coding sequence ATGTCAAAGCTAAGATTAGACTATAAAAATGCGAGCTCCTTCTTAAAAGAAGGGGAAATGGAGATGATGGCACCTTTTGTAAAAGAGGCTCACCGTCAGCTTCATGATAAAACTGGTGCTGGAAATGACTTTTTAGGTTGGGTTGATCTTCCTAAACAAATTGATGAAGATGAAATACAGGATTTAAAAGAAACAGCAGAACGTATAAAGAAGAACTGTGATGTGTTTTTAGTTATTGGAATAGGGGGATCATACTTAGGAGCAAAAGCAGCTATCGAGATGTTAAGCCATACATTCCATAATGAGTTAAGCCATGAAAGAAGAAAAGCACCTCAAATTCATTTTGTTGGTCAAAATATAAGTGGTACATATATGAAGCATTTAATGGAGTTAATTGAAAATAAGGAAGTAATGGTAAACGTTATCTCAAAGTCTGGTACTACCACAGAGCCGGCAGTAGCGTTTAGAATAATTAGAGGATTCCTAGAAGAAAAGTATGGTAAAGAAGGGGCTAAGCAAAGGATTATAGCAACCACAGATAAGAGCAAAGGAGCTTTAAGAACTTTAGCTGACCAAGAAGGATATAAAACCTTTGTGATTGAAGACGACATAGGTGGAAGATTCTCTGTGCTAACCCCTGTTGGTCTATTACCTATAGCAGTAAGTGGCGCTGATATTGATGAAATAATAAAAGGCGCAGCAATTGCGTATGACGACTTTAAAAATTCTGATTTTAAGGACAATCACTGTTATCAATATGCGGTACTTAGAAATATTTTTTATCGTAAAGGAAAAACAGTGGAAGTAATGGCTAACTATGAACCTTCCTTAAATTATTTATCAGAATGGTGGAAGCAGCTTTACGGTGAAAGCGAAGGAAAAGACCATAAGGGTTTGTTCCCAGCCAGCGTTAACTTTACAACTGACTTACATTCTATGGGCCAATATATACAAGATGGGCTAAGAAATCTTTTTGAAACAGTAATAAAAGTCAAAAACCCCAAGGAAGATATTGCCCTGCCAACAGATGAGCAGGATCTTGACGGTCTAAATTACCTTGCCGGAAAAACCGTTAATTTTATAAACGAAAAGGCCTTACAAGGTACAATGTTAGCTCATACTGATGGCGGTGTACCTAATATCGTCCTAAATATAGATGAAATTTCAGAGCAAAGCTTTGGTTATCTAGTATACTTTTTTGAAAAAGCATGCGGAATAAGTGGATACTTGCTAGGAGTAAACCCATTTGACCAGCCGGGAGTGGAGGACTATAAAAAGAATATGTTTGCTCTTTTAGGAAAGAAAGGTTTCGAAAAAGAGAAAGAAAAATTAGAAAATAGACTAAAATAA
- a CDS encoding nucleotidyltransferase domain-containing protein — translation MLGCALIAARKFVQESYPDCQLAILAGSVVRGEGNENSDLDIVIINKTEPSPYRKSLIYDKWPIEVFVYDDKSFDTFCDIGVQKARPFLMSMIVEGIPIVDTKKNVNVLKREFEDVIKKGPKPLSDDEIKEYRLKITEMVEDLKGSSDHFESTFIVNRLSFLLSEFVMRLNRHWIGEGKWMHRELIEFDSKYAERFNRAFASFYSNKDKDRLIEFVEENLASVGGFLFSGYRDVR, via the coding sequence ATGCTTGGATGCGCTTTAATTGCTGCAAGAAAATTTGTGCAAGAAAGTTACCCGGATTGCCAGCTTGCTATTTTGGCAGGAAGCGTAGTCAGGGGAGAGGGCAATGAAAACTCTGACTTAGACATTGTAATTATAAATAAAACAGAGCCATCACCTTATCGTAAGTCTTTAATCTATGATAAATGGCCTATCGAGGTGTTCGTCTACGATGATAAAAGTTTTGACACATTCTGCGATATTGGTGTGCAAAAAGCTCGTCCCTTTTTGATGAGTATGATTGTGGAAGGGATACCCATAGTGGATACCAAAAAGAATGTTAATGTTCTAAAAAGAGAATTCGAGGATGTAATTAAAAAAGGACCTAAACCTTTAAGTGACGATGAAATAAAAGAGTACCGACTAAAGATAACTGAGATGGTAGAAGACTTAAAAGGGTCAAGTGACCATTTTGAGTCAACTTTTATAGTAAACCGACTCTCCTTCTTATTATCAGAATTTGTGATGAGATTAAATAGGCATTGGATAGGTGAAGGGAAATGGATGCATAGAGAGCTTATAGAATTTGATTCAAAATACGCTGAAAGATTTAATAGAGCTTTTGCATCATTTTACTCCAATAAAGATAAGGACAGACTTATCGAGTTTGTAGAAGAAAACTTGGCAAGCGTAGGAGGTTTTCTGTTTTCTGGTTATAGAGATGTACGATGA
- a CDS encoding methylated-DNA--[protein]-cysteine S-methyltransferase, which produces MYYKIVNSPLGDLTLVANEQALQKIVFGTLAEDSLEEKETTLLNQAEDELQKYFKGTLKKFAVPVKPQGSYFQMAVWDYLKMVPYGDTISYGQVAKAIGNPKAVRAVGQANNKNPIPIIIPCHRVVGKDGSLIGYSGKLENKKKLLDMEGLKP; this is translated from the coding sequence ATGTATTATAAAATCGTAAATAGTCCTTTAGGTGATCTAACACTAGTTGCTAATGAACAAGCCTTACAAAAAATAGTGTTTGGGACCCTAGCTGAAGATAGCTTAGAGGAAAAAGAAACTACGTTACTTAACCAAGCTGAAGATGAACTACAAAAATACTTTAAAGGCACACTAAAAAAATTTGCCGTACCCGTAAAGCCCCAGGGCTCATATTTTCAGATGGCTGTTTGGGATTATCTAAAAATGGTCCCATATGGCGACACAATCTCATATGGTCAAGTTGCAAAGGCTATAGGCAACCCAAAAGCTGTGAGAGCAGTCGGGCAGGCCAATAACAAAAATCCAATACCTATTATTATCCCCTGCCACAGAGTTGTGGGCAAGGATGGATCCTTAATCGGCTATTCGGGAAAACTTGAAAATAAAAAGAAGCTTTTAGATATGGAAGGATTAAAACCGTGA
- a CDS encoding glycerophosphodiester phosphodiesterase, translated as MTKILAHRGDSKVAPENTIAAFKSAISKGVDGVEFDVQLTKDGVPIVFHDEKLKRCTNVRGYLKDYTYSQLKNLDCGGWFDDRFANTKIPTLKEVLELFWQKKFILNVELKNGYVNYPGIEEKVLELIQSYDLMDNVIISSFNHQSIIRVKKLCSNIKTGLLYRAKIYKPWEYAKRVTNSDAVHPNYFSITKKEIAESQKNNVDVNVFTVDKEKDIKQFIRWNVDILITNYPELAMKIRKELSKM; from the coding sequence ATGACAAAAATTCTTGCCCATAGGGGTGATAGTAAAGTGGCGCCAGAAAATACTATAGCTGCCTTTAAAAGTGCTATTTCCAAAGGGGTAGATGGTGTTGAATTTGACGTCCAGCTTACTAAAGATGGCGTGCCAATTGTTTTTCATGATGAAAAACTTAAACGCTGCACAAATGTTAGGGGATACCTAAAAGACTATACATACAGCCAATTAAAGAATTTAGATTGTGGTGGCTGGTTTGACGATAGGTTTGCTAATACTAAAATTCCAACACTGAAAGAAGTGTTAGAACTATTTTGGCAGAAGAAATTTATTTTAAATGTGGAGCTTAAAAATGGATATGTTAACTATCCTGGCATTGAAGAAAAAGTATTAGAGCTAATCCAAAGCTATGATCTTATGGATAATGTTATTATATCTTCTTTTAATCATCAAAGCATTATTAGGGTGAAAAAACTATGTTCTAACATTAAAACAGGGCTCTTATATAGGGCAAAAATATACAAGCCATGGGAATATGCTAAAAGAGTAACAAACTCTGATGCAGTGCATCCTAATTATTTCAGCATCACAAAAAAGGAAATAGCGGAATCTCAAAAAAACAATGTGGATGTAAACGTATTTACTGTTGATAAAGAAAAAGATATTAAACAATTTATTCGATGGAATGTTGATATTTTAATTACCAACTATCCAGAACTAGCGATGAAAATTAGAAAAGAACTATCAAAAATGTAA
- a CDS encoding MATE family efflux transporter, whose amino-acid sequence MKSRKELLTQDKSILSGILLLAWPIVCQSLLQVVIGTVDIKMVGSFGDNAIAAVGFGRQIVMIAMVLVMAISTGATAMVARFIGMGDHKQASSAAGQAFILALLISVIMVPLGLLTQSSILNLMGAGPETSELAIGYMTVFFLSVPLFLLNFVARSIFQGAGDTVTPLIIDIVMNLLNILFNYIFIFGFGPIPTLGVTGAAIGTALARLVGASLGWGALLTGKFIITITFQQLYKPVFKVIKQILTIGLPAGLQGLSRNLSTVIIFALLARTTAEDLANATFTIGMNLNQYALMPGLAIGTAAATLSGMNLGAGNKDRAEKSGYLCMLLAAGFMSTVALIFVIFSTEFLTFFSSEASPELISMGRTLLICLALAEPFHAMAIIFSRSMQGAGYTLMPFLTTLFSWLFVRVPLAYYLAFQLNMQETGIWVAIASTNFLAGMLNFIFFKTGKWKTVKIDSKDDDKERSAITLKKAI is encoded by the coding sequence TTGAAATCTAGAAAAGAGCTTTTAACTCAAGATAAGAGCATTCTATCAGGAATATTGCTACTAGCTTGGCCTATAGTCTGCCAATCACTATTGCAGGTTGTTATTGGGACTGTTGACATTAAAATGGTGGGTTCATTTGGCGACAACGCTATTGCCGCGGTAGGGTTTGGAAGGCAAATTGTTATGATTGCTATGGTCCTTGTTATGGCTATATCTACGGGAGCTACAGCAATGGTCGCTAGATTTATCGGAATGGGTGATCATAAACAGGCATCTTCTGCAGCTGGTCAAGCGTTTATTTTGGCGCTACTAATTTCTGTAATTATGGTACCACTTGGTCTTTTAACCCAAAGTTCTATCTTGAATTTGATGGGAGCAGGCCCTGAAACATCGGAGTTAGCTATAGGATATATGACAGTGTTTTTTCTAAGCGTTCCGCTTTTTTTATTAAATTTTGTAGCCCGTTCAATATTTCAAGGGGCAGGAGACACTGTAACACCCCTTATTATAGATATAGTTATGAATTTGCTTAACATTTTATTTAATTATATTTTTATTTTTGGTTTTGGACCAATTCCAACTTTGGGAGTTACTGGAGCGGCAATTGGTACAGCGTTAGCTAGGCTCGTTGGGGCCTCTTTAGGTTGGGGAGCATTACTTACCGGCAAGTTTATAATTACCATAACCTTTCAACAGCTATACAAGCCTGTATTTAAGGTAATTAAACAAATTCTGACTATCGGTTTGCCAGCTGGACTTCAAGGCCTTTCCAGAAATTTAAGTACTGTTATTATATTTGCTCTTTTAGCCAGAACCACAGCGGAGGATTTAGCCAACGCCACTTTTACTATAGGTATGAATCTTAATCAATATGCCTTGATGCCAGGATTGGCTATTGGGACCGCTGCTGCTACACTATCAGGAATGAATTTGGGGGCAGGGAATAAGGATAGAGCTGAAAAATCAGGATATTTATGTATGCTACTAGCCGCAGGTTTTATGTCCACAGTAGCATTGATATTTGTTATTTTTTCAACGGAGTTTCTAACCTTCTTTTCTTCAGAAGCATCACCAGAGCTTATTTCAATGGGACGTACTCTTTTGATTTGTCTTGCTTTGGCAGAGCCTTTTCATGCCATGGCTATAATTTTTTCAAGATCTATGCAGGGAGCCGGCTATACTTTAATGCCATTTTTAACTACTTTGTTTAGCTGGCTTTTTGTAAGGGTGCCTCTGGCTTATTATTTGGCTTTTCAGTTAAACATGCAAGAAACTGGGATTTGGGTGGCCATTGCTTCAACCAATTTTCTCGCAGGCATGTTAAATTTTATATTTTTTAAAACTGGTAAATGGAAAACTGTGAAAATAGATTCCAAAGATGATGATAAAGAGCGCAGTGCTATTACCTTGAAAAAGGCTATTTAG
- a CDS encoding CBS domain-containing protein: MFVRSRMTENVVTIGPKRSLYEALILFEKNQYEGLPVLDKGVLRGIITEKNIMREFCAFCAKQNISAGVDIDLPLPFSTSKLELDVNKRRIAQFLHYRTVEELMETDIQSIDKETPIEEAADIMLKKDITILPVVNEIGELRGVITKSDILAVFDEIFAVGEKGERITVAVDDVVGSLGKITGTLRNAKINILSVVTTIPRYRDVSLVTLKVEQGEKAREVLENNHFKVLSSI; the protein is encoded by the coding sequence ATGTTTGTTAGAAGTAGAATGACAGAAAATGTAGTGACGATTGGGCCTAAAAGATCACTTTATGAGGCGCTTATACTATTTGAAAAAAATCAATATGAAGGGTTGCCGGTATTAGATAAAGGGGTGCTTAGGGGAATTATTACAGAAAAAAATATCATGCGAGAGTTTTGTGCTTTTTGCGCAAAACAAAACATATCTGCAGGGGTTGATATCGACTTACCACTACCCTTTAGTACAAGTAAACTTGAATTAGATGTCAACAAAAGAAGAATAGCTCAGTTTTTACATTATAGAACTGTAGAGGAGCTTATGGAGACAGATATACAATCAATCGATAAAGAAACACCAATCGAAGAAGCAGCCGATATAATGCTAAAGAAAGATATCACCATATTACCTGTGGTTAACGAAATTGGTGAGTTAAGAGGAGTAATAACAAAATCCGATATTTTAGCTGTTTTTGACGAAATTTTTGCTGTTGGTGAAAAAGGGGAAAGAATTACTGTCGCTGTTGACGATGTAGTGGGTAGTCTAGGGAAAATAACTGGAACTTTAAGAAATGCCAAAATAAATATTCTTTCAGTGGTCACTACTATACCGAGGTATCGGGATGTTAGCCTAGTAACTTTAAAAGTAGAACAAGGCGAAAAAGCCCGCGAAGTATTAGAAAACAATCATTTTAAAGTTTTATCTTCCATATAA